In Fusobacterium canifelinum, a genomic segment contains:
- a CDS encoding polysaccharide deacetylase family protein, with translation MVYILIIIVILFILLITFNKSAVPVFLYHQVNPISSNVSPEIFEEHLKIIKKYNMKTITISEYYNNNINKNSMLLTFDDGYYDNFKYVFPLLKKYNMKATIFLNTLYIMDKRENEPEIKDNNTVNLEAMKEYIENGKATINQYMSWEEIKEMYDSDLIDFQAHSHKHMAIFKDIKIEGLTKKDKMEAPELYLYGELEDNFPIFPKRGEYSGKAKIIKREFFKIFKNFYEENIKNKITDKNEIFKKCQEFIDKNTKYFSDESESEYKKRIEKDYLENKKLIEKNLGNEVKFFCWPWGHRSKETIKILKELGVVGFISTKKGTNSMKANWNMIRRIELRRYTPEKFKINLLIARNLILGKIYGWIS, from the coding sequence ATGGTATATATTTTAATAATAATAGTTATATTATTTATATTACTTATTACTTTTAATAAAAGTGCAGTACCAGTTTTTCTATATCATCAAGTGAATCCTATTTCTTCAAATGTAAGTCCTGAAATATTTGAAGAACATTTAAAAATTATTAAAAAATATAATATGAAAACTATAACAATTTCAGAATATTATAATAATAATATAAATAAAAATTCTATGCTTTTAACTTTTGATGATGGATATTATGACAATTTTAAATATGTATTTCCATTGTTAAAAAAATATAATATGAAAGCAACTATCTTTTTAAATACTTTGTACATCATGGATAAAAGAGAAAATGAACCTGAAATAAAAGATAATAACACTGTAAACTTAGAAGCTATGAAAGAATATATTGAAAATGGTAAGGCAACTATTAATCAATATATGTCTTGGGAAGAAATAAAAGAAATGTATGACAGTGATTTAATAGATTTTCAAGCACATTCTCATAAACATATGGCAATATTTAAGGATATTAAGATAGAAGGGCTTACAAAAAAAGATAAAATGGAAGCACCTGAACTATATTTATATGGAGAACTTGAAGATAATTTTCCTATTTTTCCTAAAAGAGGAGAATATTCAGGAAAAGCTAAAATAATAAAAAGAGAATTTTTTAAAATTTTTAAAAATTTTTATGAAGAAAATATCAAGAATAAAATTACAGATAAGAATGAAATTTTTAAAAAATGTCAAGAGTTTATTGATAAGAATACTAAATATTTTTCTGATGAAAGTGAAAGTGAGTATAAAAAAAGAATAGAAAAAGACTATTTAGAAAATAAAAAATTAATAGAAAAGAATTTAGGAAATGAAGTTAAATTTTTCTGTTGGCCTTGGGGACATAGAAGCAAAGAAACTATTAAAATTTTAAAAGAACTAGGAGTTGTTGGATTTATTTCAACTAAAAAAGGAACTAACTCTATGAAAGCAAATTGGAATATGATAAGAAGAATTGAACTTAGACGATATACTCCTGAAAAATTTAAGATTAATCTATTAATTGCTAGAAATTTAATTTTAGGTAAAATTTATGGTTGGATATCATAA
- a CDS encoding glycosyltransferase family 9 protein — MEIKRILVSRTDKIGDLILSIPSFFMLKKMYPNAELVVIVRKYNVDIVKNLPYIDRIVIIDEYSKAELLEKIAYFKADVFIALYNDTYIASLARASKAKIRIGPISKLNSFFTYNKGVLQKRSLSVKNEGQYNLDLVAKLDRKRFVILYELNTKLILTDENKKVAEAYFKENSIEGKCLVVNPFIGGSAKNITDKQYVSILKKVKDRMPDLNIIITSHISDEERTEKLCKDIGKDKVFTFSNGASILNTASIIDRADVYFGASTGPTHIAGALAKNIVAIYPHKKTQSPTRWGILGVSNVEYIIPDENNPNEDYKNPYFDNFTEEMEDKVVKVILEALK; from the coding sequence ATGGAAATTAAAAGAATTTTAGTTTCAAGAACAGATAAAATTGGAGATTTAATTCTATCAATACCAAGTTTTTTTATGCTAAAAAAAATGTATCCTAATGCAGAACTTGTAGTTATTGTTAGAAAGTATAATGTAGATATAGTAAAAAATCTTCCATATATTGATAGAATTGTAATAATTGATGAATATAGTAAGGCAGAGCTTTTAGAAAAAATTGCATATTTCAAGGCAGATGTTTTCATAGCGTTATACAATGATACCTATATTGCTTCTCTTGCTAGGGCAAGCAAGGCTAAAATAAGGATAGGACCTATTTCAAAATTAAATTCATTTTTTACATATAACAAAGGTGTTTTGCAAAAAAGATCACTGTCTGTTAAAAATGAAGGACAGTATAATTTAGATTTAGTTGCAAAGCTTGATAGAAAAAGATTTGTAATATTATATGAATTAAATACTAAATTAATACTTACAGATGAGAATAAAAAAGTAGCTGAGGCATACTTTAAAGAAAATTCTATTGAAGGAAAATGCCTAGTAGTAAATCCTTTTATAGGAGGCTCAGCTAAAAATATAACAGATAAACAATATGTGAGTATACTAAAAAAAGTTAAAGATAGAATGCCAGACTTAAATATTATTATTACAAGCCATATTTCAGATGAAGAAAGAACTGAAAAGCTTTGTAAGGATATTGGAAAAGATAAGGTATTTACTTTTTCTAATGGAGCAAGTATTTTAAACACTGCTTCAATCATAGATAGAGCAGATGTGTATTTTGGAGCTTCAACAGGACCAACTCATATTGCAGGAGCATTAGCAAAAAATATTGTAGCTATCTATCCTCATAAAAAAACTCAAAGCCCAACTAGATGGGGAATTTTAGGAGTTTCTAATGTGGAGTATATAATTCCTGATGAAAATAATCCAAATGAAGACTATAAAAATCCATACTTTGATAACTTTACAGAGGAAATGGAAGACAAAGTTGTTAAAGTAATACTAGAGGCATTAAAATGA
- a CDS encoding cupin domain-containing protein, which yields MKKILLFTLFIGICMTGVANTKEKNPTLLKQVYKKEELITLDKQNVAGGNGTLHGKFAFTRDMATEEEAIKEIGWMTLNKGESVGVHPHKNNEDTYIIVSGEGIFTDGSGKETVVKAGDVTIARPNQSHGLRNEKDEPLVFLDIIAQNHALKTEK from the coding sequence ATGAAAAAAATACTACTTTTTACATTGTTTATAGGAATTTGTATGACTGGAGTGGCAAATACAAAAGAAAAAAATCCAACTCTTTTAAAACAAGTATATAAAAAGGAAGAATTGATAACATTAGACAAACAAAATGTAGCAGGAGGAAATGGAACTTTACATGGAAAATTTGCCTTTACTAGAGATATGGCTACTGAAGAAGAAGCAATTAAAGAAATAGGTTGGATGACATTAAACAAGGGGGAATCTGTTGGAGTGCACCCTCATAAAAATAATGAAGATACTTACATTATTGTTTCTGGAGAAGGAATATTTACTGATGGTTCTGGAAAAGAAACAGTAGTTAAAGCAGGAGATGTAACTATTGCAAGACCAAATCAATCTCATGGACTTCGTAATGAAAAGGATGAACCACTTGTATTTTTAGATATTATTGCTCAAAACCATGCTTTAAAAACAGAAAAATAA
- a CDS encoding glycosyltransferase family 9 protein — protein sequence MNILIIHTAFIGDIVLSTALVSKVKEKYPDSDIYYLTTPLGKEILKNNPKIKEIIVYDKRGKDKGVGAFISFVRKIRKLKIDVCLTPHRYLRSSILSLLSGAKIRVGYDVASLSFVFNKKIKYDKTKHEVEKLLSFIDDNTKRYELDMYPSEKDKTKIDILLKNFSENKKIILIAPGSKWFTKKWPEEYFRILTQNLVKRDDLLIVITGGQEEKEIDLNLDSKVLDLRGEISLLELAELTKRAILVVSNDSAPIHITSAFPDTRIIGIFGPTVKEFGFFPWSQNSKVFEINNLYCRPCAIHGGNSCPEKHFRCMKEITPNLIENEIYNYIANIDSKKVKANG from the coding sequence ATGAATATTTTAATAATACATACAGCTTTTATTGGAGATATTGTACTTTCTACTGCTTTGGTATCGAAGGTAAAAGAAAAATATCCTGATTCAGATATCTATTATCTAACAACACCTTTAGGAAAAGAAATCTTAAAGAATAATCCTAAGATTAAAGAAATTATTGTCTATGATAAAAGAGGAAAAGATAAAGGGGTTGGAGCATTTATTTCTTTTGTAAGAAAAATTAGAAAATTAAAAATAGATGTTTGCCTGACACCACATAGATATCTAAGAAGTAGTATTTTATCTCTTTTAAGTGGGGCAAAAATAAGAGTAGGTTATGATGTTGCAAGTTTATCTTTTGTATTTAATAAAAAAATAAAATATGATAAAACAAAACATGAAGTTGAAAAGTTATTATCGTTTATAGATGATAATACTAAAAGATATGAGCTTGACATGTATCCAAGTGAAAAGGATAAAACAAAAATAGATATTTTACTTAAAAATTTCTCAGAGAATAAAAAAATAATACTTATAGCACCTGGAAGCAAATGGTTCACAAAAAAATGGCCAGAAGAATATTTTAGAATTTTAACTCAAAACTTAGTTAAAAGAGATGATTTATTAATAGTTATAACAGGTGGACAAGAAGAAAAAGAAATAGACTTAAATCTTGATTCAAAAGTTTTAGATTTAAGAGGAGAGATTAGTTTATTGGAATTGGCAGAGCTTACAAAAAGAGCTATTTTAGTTGTATCAAATGATTCAGCACCTATACATATAACATCAGCCTTTCCAGATACAAGAATAATTGGTATTTTTGGTCCAACAGTTAAAGAATTTGGTTTCTTTCCTTGGTCTCAAAATAGCAAAGTTTTTGAAATAAATAATCTATATTGCAGACCTTGTGCAATACATGGTGGAAATTCTTGTCCTGAAAAACATTTTAGATGTATGAAAGAAATTACTCCAAATTTAATAGAAAATGAAATTTACAATTATATTGCTAATATTGATAGCAAAAAGGTGAAAGCCAATGGATAA
- a CDS encoding regulatory protein RecX yields MQLKKITIKGNKLILDDDKIIYLTKEMFSKFDLKDKTSLDEETFYSLIYFRIRLSAYTMLAKRDYFKKELKNKLIEKIGFADIVEDVVEDFEEKGYLDDYEKAKSYAAQHSNYGTKKISFILYQMGVDREIVSEVLEDEKDNQIEKIKQLWIKLGNKEHKKKVESILRKGFLYGDIKKAISSLEEEEE; encoded by the coding sequence ATGCAGTTGAAGAAAATAACGATTAAGGGAAATAAACTTATTCTTGATGATGATAAAATTATTTATTTAACCAAAGAAATGTTTTCTAAGTTTGATTTAAAAGATAAGACAAGTCTTGATGAGGAAACTTTCTATTCTTTAATTTATTTTAGAATTAGGCTATCAGCTTACACTATGTTAGCTAAAAGAGATTATTTTAAAAAAGAACTTAAAAATAAATTAATAGAAAAAATCGGTTTTGCAGATATAGTTGAAGATGTTGTGGAAGATTTTGAAGAAAAAGGTTATTTAGATGACTATGAAAAAGCAAAATCTTATGCAGCACAACACTCTAACTATGGCACAAAGAAAATATCTTTTATCCTTTATCAAATGGGTGTTGATAGAGAAATAGTTTCTGAGGTTCTTGAAGATGAAAAGGATAATCAAATAGAAAAAATAAAACAACTTTGGATAAAATTAGGTAATAAGGAACATAAGAAGAAAGTTGAAAGTATACTAAGAAAAGGCTTCTTGTATGGAGATATAAAAAAAGCAATATCTTCTTTGGAGGAGGAAGAAGAATGA
- the recA gene encoding recombinase RecA, with product MAAKKDKNVPDSKITDREGKEKAVKDAMAAITKGFGSGLIMKLGEKSSMNVESIPTGSINLDIALGIGGVPKGRIIEIYGAESSGKTTLALHVIAEAQKQGGTVAFIDAEHALDPVYAKALGVDIDELLISQPDYGEQALEIADTLVRSGAIDLIVIDSVAALVPKAEIDGEMSDQQMGLQARLMSKGLRKLTGNLNKYKTTMIFINQIREKIGVTYGPTTTTTGGKALKFYSSVRMEVKKMGTVKQGDDPIGSEVIVKVTKNKVAPPFKEAAFEILYGKGISKVGEIIDAAVAKDVIVKAGSWFSFRDQSIGQGKEKVRAELETNPELLAQVEADLKEAIAKGPVDKKKKKSKKEVASDDVDDVEIDDDAVEENND from the coding sequence ATGGCAGCAAAGAAAGATAAAAATGTACCAGATTCAAAAATAACAGATAGAGAAGGAAAAGAAAAAGCAGTCAAAGACGCCATGGCAGCGATTACAAAAGGTTTTGGTTCTGGACTTATTATGAAATTGGGAGAAAAAAGTTCTATGAATGTAGAATCTATACCAACAGGAAGTATAAACTTAGATATAGCTTTAGGAATTGGTGGAGTACCTAAGGGAAGAATTATTGAAATATATGGAGCAGAAAGTTCAGGTAAGACAACGCTTGCCTTACATGTTATAGCTGAAGCTCAAAAACAAGGTGGAACAGTTGCATTTATTGATGCTGAACATGCACTTGATCCAGTTTATGCAAAAGCATTAGGTGTTGATATAGATGAACTTTTAATATCACAACCAGATTATGGAGAACAAGCACTTGAAATTGCTGATACTCTTGTTAGATCAGGAGCTATTGATTTAATTGTAATTGACTCAGTTGCAGCACTTGTTCCAAAAGCAGAAATAGATGGAGAAATGTCAGATCAACAAATGGGATTACAAGCAAGACTTATGTCAAAAGGTTTAAGAAAATTAACAGGAAATCTTAACAAATATAAAACTACAATGATTTTTATTAACCAAATCAGAGAAAAAATTGGTGTAACTTACGGACCTACAACTACAACTACTGGAGGTAAAGCACTTAAATTCTACTCATCAGTTAGAATGGAAGTTAAAAAGATGGGGACAGTAAAACAAGGTGATGATCCAATAGGAAGTGAAGTTATTGTAAAAGTAACTAAGAATAAAGTAGCACCTCCATTTAAAGAAGCAGCATTTGAAATACTATATGGAAAAGGAATTTCAAAAGTTGGAGAAATTATAGACGCAGCTGTTGCAAAAGATGTAATAGTTAAAGCTGGTTCTTGGTTTAGCTTTAGAGACCAAAGTATAGGACAAGGAAAAGAAAAAGTAAGAGCAGAATTGGAAACAAATCCAGAATTATTAGCACAAGTTGAAGCAGATTTAAAAGAAGCTATTGCAAAAGGTCCTGTTGACAAGAAAAAGAAAAAATCTAAAAAAGAAGTTGCCTCTGATGATGTTGATGATGTTGAAATAGATGATGATGCAGTTGAAGAAAATAACGATTAA
- a CDS encoding glycosyltransferase family 9 protein, with translation MENHKRILVIRLSSIGDIILTTPVLKAFKEKYPESIIDFLVVDKFKDAISLSPYVDNLLLFNKEKNDGLSNLIKFSKELSKNNYDYVFDLHSKFRSKIITFILSKFYGVKAYTYKKRAFWKSILVNLKLIKYKVDNTIIKNYFSAFKDFDLEYQGEKLDFSFEPELKEKFKEYKDCIAFAVGASKETKKWTVESFGKLAKKLYETYEKKVILVGGKEDCERCDTIEKISENSVINLAGKLSLKETGALLSQTKFLLTNDSGPFHIARGVGCKTFVIFGPTSPGMFDFGENDVLVYNKIDCSPCSLHGDKICPKKHFKCMKELSYEKVFKIIENKE, from the coding sequence TTGGAAAATCATAAAAGAATATTAGTTATAAGGTTAAGTTCAATAGGAGATATAATACTTACAACTCCAGTATTAAAAGCATTTAAAGAAAAATATCCTGAAAGTATAATTGATTTTTTAGTGGTAGACAAATTTAAAGATGCAATAAGCTTGTCACCTTATGTTGATAATCTTCTACTCTTTAATAAAGAAAAAAATGATGGACTATCAAATTTAATAAAATTTAGCAAAGAACTTTCAAAAAATAATTATGATTATGTATTTGATTTACATTCTAAATTTCGTTCAAAGATAATTACTTTTATTTTGAGTAAATTTTATGGAGTAAAGGCTTATACATATAAAAAAAGAGCTTTTTGGAAGTCTATACTGGTAAATTTAAAATTAATAAAATATAAGGTTGATAATACCATAATTAAAAATTATTTTTCAGCTTTTAAAGATTTTGACTTAGAATATCAGGGAGAAAAATTAGATTTTTCATTTGAACCTGAGCTAAAAGAAAAATTTAAAGAATATAAAGACTGTATAGCTTTTGCGGTTGGAGCTTCAAAAGAAACTAAAAAATGGACTGTTGAAAGCTTTGGAAAACTTGCTAAAAAACTATATGAAACTTATGAGAAAAAAGTAATTTTAGTAGGTGGTAAAGAAGATTGTGAAAGATGCGATACAATAGAAAAAATAAGTGAAAATTCTGTTATAAATCTAGCAGGAAAACTAAGCTTAAAAGAAACAGGTGCTTTACTTTCACAAACAAAATTTTTACTCACAAATGATTCTGGTCCTTTTCACATAGCAAGAGGTGTTGGATGTAAAACATTTGTGATATTTGGACCAACAAGTCCAGGAATGTTTGATTTTGGAGAAAATGATGTATTGGTCTATAATAAGATTGATTGTTCACCTTGTAGTTTACATGGAGATAAAATTTGTCCAAAGAAACATTTTAAATGTATGAAAGAATTAAGTTATGAAAAAGTTTTTAAAATAATAGAAAATAAGGAGTGA
- the tsaD gene encoding tRNA (adenosine(37)-N6)-threonylcarbamoyltransferase complex transferase subunit TsaD: protein MIILGIESSCDETSIAVVKDGKEILSNNISSQIEIHKEYGGVVPEIASRQHIKNIATVLEESLEEAKITLDDVDYIAVTYAPGLIGALLVGVSFAKGLSYAKNIPIIPVHHIKGHMYANFLEHDVELPCISLVVSGGHTNIIYIDENHNFINIGETLDDAVGESCDKVARVLGLGYPGGPVIDKMYYKGDRNFLKITKPKVSRFDFSFSGIKTAIINFDNNMKMKNQEYKKEDLAASFLGTVVDILCDKTLDAAVEKNVKTIMLAGGVAANSFLRSQLTEKAAEKGIKVIYPSMKLCTDNAAMIAEAAYYKLKNAKNEKDCFAGLDLNGVASLMVSDEKVV from the coding sequence ATGATTATTTTAGGTATAGAAAGTTCATGTGATGAAACTTCTATTGCAGTTGTAAAAGATGGGAAGGAAATTTTATCAAATAATATTTCTTCTCAAATTGAAATTCATAAAGAATATGGTGGAGTTGTCCCAGAAATTGCTTCAAGACAACATATAAAAAATATAGCTACTGTACTTGAAGAAAGTTTGGAGGAAGCAAAAATTACTTTAGATGATGTAGACTATATAGCAGTAACTTATGCACCAGGATTAATAGGGGCTTTACTTGTGGGAGTTTCATTTGCAAAAGGTTTATCTTATGCAAAAAATATTCCTATTATTCCAGTTCATCATATTAAAGGGCATATGTATGCAAATTTCTTAGAACATGATGTAGAATTACCTTGTATTTCTCTTGTTGTATCTGGAGGGCATACTAATATTATATATATTGATGAAAATCATAATTTTATTAATATTGGAGAAACCTTAGATGATGCAGTTGGAGAAAGTTGTGATAAGGTTGCAAGAGTTTTAGGGCTTGGCTATCCTGGTGGACCTGTAATAGATAAGATGTATTACAAGGGAGATAGAAATTTTCTAAAAATTACTAAACCCAAAGTTTCAAGATTTGATTTTAGCTTTTCAGGAATTAAGACAGCTATTATAAATTTTGATAATAATATGAAAATGAAAAATCAAGAGTATAAAAAAGAAGATTTAGCTGCTTCTTTTTTAGGAACTGTTGTGGATATTTTATGTGATAAAACTTTGGATGCAGCAGTTGAAAAAAATGTAAAGACTATTATGCTTGCAGGTGGTGTTGCAGCTAACTCATTTTTAAGAAGTCAACTTACAGAAAAAGCAGCTGAAAAAGGAATTAAAGTTATATACCCAAGCATGAAATTATGTACAGATAATGCAGCTATGATAGCAGAAGCAGCATATTATAAGCTAAAAAATGCCAAGAATGAAAAAGATTGTTTTGCAGGTTTAGACTTAAATGGTGTTGCAAGTTTAATGGTTAGTGATGAAAAAGTTGTATAA
- a CDS encoding glycosyltransferase family 2 protein, producing the protein MTLTVAMITLNEEKNLERTLKSVQDFADEIVIVDSGSTDRTEEIAKKFGAKFVYQQWLGYGPQRNKAIELSTSDWILNIDADEEISPELANKIKGIKENSRYKVYKINFMSVCFNKKIKHGGWSNTYRIRLFRKNSGSYNENSVHEEFVTTQEIAKLHKYIYHHTYSDLADYFEKFNKYTTLGAIEYYKKGKKASLISIVLSPIYKFLRMYIVRLGFLDGLEGFLLATTSSLYTMVKYYKLREIYKNGSYIEGEGNNGN; encoded by the coding sequence ATGACCTTAACTGTTGCAATGATAACGTTAAATGAAGAAAAAAATTTAGAAAGAACCCTGAAATCTGTTCAAGATTTTGCAGATGAAATTGTAATTGTAGATAGTGGTTCAACTGATAGAACAGAAGAAATAGCTAAAAAATTTGGAGCAAAATTTGTATATCAACAATGGCTTGGTTATGGACCACAAAGAAATAAAGCTATTGAACTATCAACATCTGATTGGATATTGAATATTGATGCAGATGAAGAAATTTCACCAGAGCTTGCAAATAAAATAAAAGGGATTAAAGAAAATAGCCGTTACAAGGTTTATAAAATAAATTTTATGTCTGTGTGTTTTAATAAAAAAATAAAACATGGTGGTTGGAGTAATACATATAGAATAAGGCTTTTTAGAAAAAATTCTGGAAGTTACAATGAGAATAGTGTACATGAAGAGTTTGTAACAACTCAAGAAATAGCAAAACTTCATAAGTATATCTATCATCACACTTATTCAGATTTAGCTGATTATTTTGAAAAATTTAATAAATATACAACATTGGGAGCTATAGAATATTATAAAAAAGGTAAGAAAGCTAGTCTTATCTCAATAGTATTAAGTCCAATATATAAATTTTTAAGGATGTATATAGTGAGACTTGGCTTTTTAGATGGACTTGAAGGTTTTTTATTAGCTACAACAAGTTCACTTTATACTATGGTTAAATACTATAAATTAAGAGAAATATACAAAAATGGTTCCTATATTGAAGGGGAAGGAAACAATGGAAATTAA
- a CDS encoding IS256 family transposase, with amino-acid sequence MKEKKEVYKVKPLTEGKKNIIATLIEEYNIKTAEDIQEALKDLLGGTIKSMMEAEMDEHIGYEKYQHSDGTNYRNGVKKKNVRSTYGEFQVEVPQDRNSTFEPQIVKKRQKDISEIDQKIINMYAHGLTTRQISEQIKDIYGFECSESFISNVTDKILQDIQDWQNRPLEKVYPVIFIDATHFSVREDNRIKKIAAYVVLGITKDGMKEVLSLEIGENESSKYWLGVLNTLKNRGVSDIMVICADGLTGIKEAIATAFPQTEYQRCIVHQVRNTLKYVSYKDKKEFASDLKSVYLAVTESQALENLDKVNEKWEEKYPNSMSSWYQNWDILTPIFKFSLEVRKVIYTTNAIESLNSTYKKLNRQRIVYPSDKALLKALYLSTMEATKKWTQPLRNWGKVYGEFSIMYEGRFEA; translated from the coding sequence ATGAAAGAAAAAAAAGAAGTTTACAAAGTTAAACCATTAACAGAAGGAAAGAAAAATATTATTGCTACTTTAATTGAAGAATACAATATTAAAACAGCTGAAGATATCCAAGAAGCTCTAAAGGATCTTCTCGGTGGAACTATTAAATCTATGATGGAAGCTGAAATGGATGAACATATTGGATATGAAAAGTATCAACATTCTGATGGTACTAATTATCGCAATGGTGTTAAAAAGAAAAATGTACGTTCTACTTATGGTGAGTTTCAAGTAGAAGTTCCTCAAGATAGGAATTCTACTTTTGAGCCTCAAATAGTTAAAAAGAGACAAAAAGATATTTCTGAGATTGATCAAAAAATCATAAATATGTATGCGCATGGTTTAACTACTAGGCAAATATCTGAACAAATCAAAGATATATATGGTTTCGAATGTTCCGAAAGCTTCATTTCTAATGTTACTGATAAAATATTACAAGATATTCAAGATTGGCAAAATAGACCTTTAGAAAAGGTTTATCCAGTCATCTTTATTGATGCCACTCATTTTTCTGTTAGAGAAGATAATAGAATTAAAAAAATAGCTGCTTATGTAGTATTGGGTATCACAAAAGATGGAATGAAAGAAGTACTTAGTTTAGAAATCGGAGAAAATGAAAGTAGTAAGTATTGGTTAGGAGTTCTAAATACATTAAAAAATAGAGGTGTGAGTGATATTATGGTAATCTGCGCTGATGGACTGACAGGCATAAAAGAGGCAATTGCTACTGCTTTTCCACAAACAGAATATCAACGTTGTATAGTCCACCAAGTAAGAAATACTTTAAAATATGTATCATACAAAGATAAGAAAGAATTTGCTTCTGATTTAAAAAGTGTATATCTAGCAGTAACAGAATCACAAGCATTAGAGAATTTAGATAAAGTCAATGAAAAATGGGAAGAAAAATATCCGAACTCCATGTCAAGTTGGTATCAAAATTGGGATATTTTAACACCAATATTTAAGTTTTCATTGGAAGTAAGGAAGGTAATATATACCACAAATGCAATAGAGAGTTTAAATAGTACTTACAAGAAATTAAATAGACAAAGAATAGTATATCCAAGTGATAAGGCGCTATTAAAGGCACTATATTTATCAACAATGGAAGCAACTAAAAAATGGACACAGCCATTAAGGAATTGGGGAAAAGTATATGGAGAATTTAGTATAATGTACGAAGGAAGGTTTGAAGCTTAA
- a CDS encoding RIO1 family regulatory kinase/ATPase domain-containing protein, protein MDKNDISKIIKILKDDHRSYVCVFEVDGDNKKYVYKEPKEKNTRKWQKFLNFFRGSESKREYYQMEKINSLGLKTAKPIFYDKNYLIYKYIEGNKPKTDDIDLVVKELQKIHSMGYLHGDSHINNFLISPEKEIYIIDSKFQKNKYGKFGQIFEMMYLEDSVGIEINYDKKSFYYKGAVLLRKYLTFFSKLKNIIRGK, encoded by the coding sequence ATGGATAAAAATGATATTTCAAAAATTATTAAAATTTTAAAAGATGACCATAGAAGCTATGTTTGTGTCTTTGAGGTAGATGGAGATAATAAAAAATATGTATACAAAGAGCCAAAAGAGAAAAATACAAGAAAATGGCAAAAATTTTTAAATTTTTTTAGAGGCTCTGAAAGTAAAAGAGAATATTATCAGATGGAAAAAATAAATTCTTTGGGACTTAAAACAGCTAAACCAATTTTTTATGATAAAAATTATCTAATCTATAAATATATTGAAGGAAATAAACCAAAAACAGATGATATTGATTTAGTAGTTAAGGAACTTCAAAAAATTCATTCTATGGGCTATTTACATGGAGATTCACATATTAATAATTTTTTGATAAGTCCTGAAAAAGAAATATATATAATAGATTCAAAATTTCAAAAAAATAAATATGGAAAATTTGGACAAATTTTTGAAATGATGTACTTGGAAGATAGTGTGGGAATAGAAATTAACTATGATAAAAAAAGTTTTTACTATAAGGGAGCAGTACTACTTAGAAAATATTTAACTTTTTTTTCAAAATTAAAAAATATAATTAGAGGAAAATAA